A single window of Senegalia massiliensis DNA harbors:
- a CDS encoding ABC transporter permease — translation MNLKVFFQHKRAFFIMFVINFAVVLIYFPLFKSIYTYNELSTIKGYSLGQMVWYFATTSFVNSFVLNYADIRISNKIRNGNLSIELLKPLKIIHIELAHGLGIKIPAIVIQILLPFVIYSTLIFPIFITISSVAKFIVLNIGGFSISFFTNYLIGLIAFYIKNNNSIMRLKIFLFSFAGGAFIPLEFFPDWANKILNVLPFKYVYYWPIQFFLNTEKSQGSYIFLKILFIQVFWSVILLAIGKILYNKMIKNYCAVGG, via the coding sequence ATGAATTTAAAAGTATTTTTTCAACATAAGAGAGCATTTTTTATTATGTTTGTAATAAATTTTGCAGTGGTATTAATATATTTCCCACTATTTAAAAGTATCTATACCTATAATGAACTTAGTACAATTAAGGGTTATTCGTTAGGCCAAATGGTCTGGTATTTTGCAACCACCTCATTTGTAAATAGTTTTGTTCTTAATTACGCAGACATTCGAATATCCAACAAAATAAGGAATGGCAATTTAAGTATAGAGTTGTTAAAGCCATTGAAAATAATTCACATAGAATTGGCACATGGGTTAGGGATTAAAATTCCTGCAATAGTAATACAGATATTGTTACCATTTGTGATCTATTCAACGCTGATTTTTCCGATTTTTATTACCATTAGTTCTGTAGCTAAATTTATTGTTTTAAATATAGGAGGATTTTCAATTTCATTCTTTACTAATTATTTAATAGGATTAATTGCATTCTATATTAAAAATAACAACTCCATAATGCGATTAAAAATATTTCTATTTAGTTTTGCAGGGGGAGCTTTTATACCATTAGAATTTTTTCCTGATTGGGCAAATAAAATTTTAAATGTTTTGCCATTTAAATATGTATATTATTGGCCAATACAATTTTTTTTAAATACTGAGAAAAGTCAAGGGAGTTATATATTTTTAAAGATATTGTTTATTCAAGTATTTTGGAGCGTAATCTTATTAGCTATTGGTAAAATATTATACAATAAAATGATAAAAAACTATTGCGCAGTGGGAGGTTAA
- a CDS encoding nucleoside phosphorylase, whose amino-acid sequence MDVDIETSAMYTLGQYRNIGTCNMLVVSYELWREWNPKFGDNILNVEING is encoded by the coding sequence TTGGATGTAGATATAGAAACATCGGCAATGTATACATTGGGACAATATAGAAATATTGGTACATGTAATATGCTTGTTGTAAGTTATGAATTGTGGAGAGAGTGGAATCCTAAATTTGGAGATAATATATTGAACGTAGAGATTAATGGTTGA
- a CDS encoding GNAT family N-acetyltransferase produces MEFNFVPMNLDYAKEMIDNWKYGEEYYIYDYVNEEELLLNEESWGYGKFAVLNEKGELVAEFTIEFFKEGEEDSEDEGYVEHKVVRSNPKSTYEMWVGWGLKPELCGKGLGEHYISSCIDFAIEEYNYKGKYVHFGVASFNKRAIKVYERLGFKTFRICEGEISNEKFEIYQMRRKVSI; encoded by the coding sequence ATGGAATTTAACTTTGTTCCAATGAACTTGGATTACGCAAAAGAAATGATTGATAATTGGAAGTATGGGGAAGAATACTATATTTATGATTATGTTAATGAAGAAGAACTCTTATTAAATGAAGAGAGTTGGGGATATGGAAAATTTGCAGTATTAAATGAAAAAGGTGAACTTGTTGCAGAATTTACAATAGAGTTTTTCAAAGAAGGAGAAGAAGATTCGGAAGATGAAGGATATGTTGAGCACAAAGTAGTGAGAAGTAATCCTAAGAGCACATATGAAATGTGGGTTGGATGGGGACTAAAACCTGAGCTATGTGGAAAAGGACTTGGAGAACATTACATATCATCATGCATTGATTTTGCAATAGAAGAGTACAATTACAAAGGAAAATATGTTCATTTCGGAGTAGCTTCATTTAATAAAAGAGCAATTAAAGTATATGAGAGATTAGGGTTTAAAACATTTCGAATATGTGAAGGTGAAATTTCAAATGAAAAATTTGAAATTTATCAGATGAGAAGGAAAGTTTCTATTTAA
- a CDS encoding ABC transporter permease, with the protein MKNFINILKLFIWNSNLVISKGIHYRFDFFLGLIITLMFTLTGPLIQYLLFTQTNGFPGWNLEQIILFQGTVLISFGLRNTIFGNSKREFIETVINGEFDKFLLKPFSPIALILASSFSIDGIGTFVAGMVLTIYSVLKIKLTITIWKLMLFLLCILLGLLLSAALEIIHSGCIIVTVADGGIRGIIDAYLRFSEYPLDIYPKYLKLTFISFLPIGIFAYFPSQVLLNRIDIKIIFSFISVISFFLISLVFWNSVLKKYTSAGG; encoded by the coding sequence ATGAAGAACTTTATTAATATACTAAAATTATTCATTTGGAACAGTAATTTAGTTATATCAAAAGGTATTCACTATAGATTTGATTTTTTTTTAGGTTTAATAATTACGTTAATGTTTACATTAACTGGCCCACTAATTCAATATTTATTATTTACACAGACTAATGGGTTTCCAGGGTGGAATTTAGAACAAATAATTTTATTTCAAGGAACAGTACTTATTTCTTTCGGGCTTAGAAACACTATATTTGGCAATTCTAAAAGAGAATTTATTGAAACTGTTATAAATGGAGAATTTGACAAATTTTTATTGAAACCTTTTTCACCCATAGCATTAATATTAGCGTCATCATTTAGTATTGATGGTATAGGAACTTTTGTTGCAGGTATGGTTTTAACAATATATTCAGTCTTAAAAATCAAATTAACAATTACTATATGGAAGTTAATGCTTTTTTTATTATGTATATTATTGGGTCTTTTATTAAGTGCTGCTTTAGAAATAATACATTCTGGATGTATTATTGTTACTGTTGCGGATGGAGGTATAAGAGGAATAATAGATGCATATTTGAGATTTTCAGAATATCCTCTTGATATATACCCTAAATATTTAAAACTTACATTTATAAGTTTTTTACCTATAGGAATATTTGCATATTTTCCATCTCAAGTTTTATTAAACAGAATAGATATTAAAATTATATTTTCTTTTATTAGTGTTATATCATTTTTTCTTATAAGTTTAGTATTTTGGAATTCAGTTCTTAAAAAGTATACAAGTGCAGGAGGGTAA
- a CDS encoding HelD family protein, whose translation MKINLEERYLEEKYLKKTLIQVKKNLNEQQNYYNKFKKELIAIQRQMREDIGTFEFNPWDIDEAIEVLHYEKTIEREAIRYKSSKEQIDKLKKIALSPYFGRIDFQESVEDTKDIYYIGIGNIVDEKTDDFLVIDWRAPVASMFYDCEVGKSNYKSPRALIEGELLLKRQIKIHKGQLKYVIDSNLKINDDLLQEILSDTTDSKMNSIVTSIQKEQNEVIRDKNHRLLIVQGPAGSGKTSIALHRIAFLLYNYQKTIKAKNIIIFSPNAIFNDYISDVLPELGEENMKQITFIDFAEKFIGNNIELEVMSEQMDTFLSSTDPNYYSDRTFSIQYKSSSKFIDLLDMYVNYLENNYIHFEDIYYKQNLIISKHKLYNLLHKEYTYLPLFQRLEKIKNRVFYLIKPYEKERLEEIINMLLNSDVSLTEKGVKVEALNLVKREFEPLKDRLTEKTSLDLIVLYTHLFENKKLLEEINTDLSQDNITNLRKTTLEGLKKDKIHYEDVAPLVYLKLKLNRTSESLDIRHVVIDEAQDYTPLHYKIFKQLFLYSNFTLLGDLNQSINPFMNIGQYEQIASILQQDVSFTTALLTLTKTYRSTSEISNFTKALLLQDIHYDHLERHGLKPQIIQVTKENIHNKLINDIKILQSEGFKSIAILCKTINESLNAFNAIKKNISVHIINHDTIKYPEGIVVIPSYLAKGLEFDAVLIYDGSAKNYCIERDRKLFYTVCTRALHRLYIYFEDNLSSFILDIDQDLYEVEKNTKI comes from the coding sequence TTGAAAATTAATCTTGAGGAAAGGTATTTAGAAGAAAAATATCTTAAGAAAACACTTATTCAGGTTAAGAAAAATCTCAATGAACAACAAAATTACTATAATAAATTTAAAAAAGAACTTATTGCAATTCAACGACAAATGCGTGAAGATATCGGAACATTTGAATTTAACCCTTGGGACATAGATGAAGCCATTGAAGTGCTCCATTACGAAAAGACTATAGAACGAGAAGCTATTCGGTATAAATCTTCTAAAGAGCAAATTGACAAGCTTAAAAAGATAGCTTTATCTCCATATTTTGGTAGAATTGATTTTCAGGAAAGTGTAGAGGATACTAAGGATATTTACTACATTGGTATTGGAAATATTGTAGATGAAAAGACTGATGATTTTCTTGTTATCGATTGGAGAGCACCTGTAGCTAGTATGTTTTATGATTGTGAAGTTGGTAAATCCAACTATAAATCACCGAGAGCTTTAATAGAAGGTGAACTTCTTTTGAAAAGACAAATTAAAATTCATAAGGGACAGCTTAAATATGTAATTGATAGTAATTTGAAAATAAATGACGATTTATTACAAGAAATTTTGAGTGATACTACAGACTCAAAGATGAATTCTATAGTTACAAGTATTCAAAAAGAACAGAATGAAGTTATCAGAGATAAGAATCATCGCCTTCTAATTGTCCAAGGACCTGCTGGTAGTGGAAAAACTTCTATCGCCCTTCATAGAATTGCATTTTTACTCTACAATTATCAAAAGACTATCAAAGCTAAAAATATAATTATTTTTTCTCCAAATGCCATTTTTAACGATTACATTTCAGACGTTTTACCTGAGCTTGGGGAAGAAAACATGAAACAAATTACGTTCATAGACTTTGCAGAAAAATTTATAGGCAATAATATTGAACTTGAAGTTATGAGTGAGCAAATGGATACCTTTTTATCTTCTACTGACCCTAATTATTATTCTGATAGAACTTTTTCAATACAATACAAATCTTCTAGTAAGTTTATTGATTTACTAGACATGTATGTGAATTATCTTGAAAATAATTATATCCATTTTGAAGATATTTACTATAAACAGAATCTTATCATAAGTAAGCATAAGCTTTATAATCTCCTTCACAAGGAATACACTTATCTTCCATTGTTTCAGAGACTTGAAAAAATAAAAAATCGTGTATTTTATTTAATAAAACCTTATGAGAAAGAACGTTTAGAAGAGATTATTAATATGTTATTGAACTCAGATGTATCTCTTACGGAAAAAGGAGTGAAAGTAGAAGCTTTAAATTTAGTTAAAAGAGAATTTGAGCCTTTAAAAGATAGATTAACAGAAAAAACATCATTAGACCTTATAGTACTTTACACTCATCTATTTGAAAATAAGAAACTTTTAGAGGAAATTAATACTGATCTATCACAAGATAATATAACAAACTTGAGGAAAACTACATTGGAAGGACTAAAAAAGGATAAAATACATTATGAAGATGTTGCACCCCTTGTTTATTTAAAACTCAAGCTTAATAGGACTTCAGAATCATTAGATATTCGTCATGTTGTTATAGATGAGGCTCAAGATTATACTCCTTTACATTATAAAATATTTAAACAATTATTTTTATATAGTAATTTTACTCTATTGGGGGATTTGAATCAGTCTATCAATCCTTTTATGAATATAGGCCAATATGAACAAATTGCATCCATACTACAACAGGATGTATCTTTTACAACTGCCTTATTAACACTAACTAAGACTTACCGATCTACATCAGAAATATCAAACTTTACTAAGGCTTTACTATTGCAAGATATACATTACGATCATCTAGAGCGTCATGGACTTAAACCTCAAATTATACAAGTCACAAAAGAAAATATACATAATAAACTTATCAATGATATCAAAATATTACAATCTGAAGGGTTTAAATCTATAGCAATCCTTTGTAAAACTATAAATGAATCATTAAATGCTTTTAACGCTATAAAAAAGAATATATCTGTCCATATTATAAATCATGATACTATAAAATATCCTGAAGGTATTGTAGTTATACCATCCTATTTAGCTAAAGGTCTAGAATTTGATGCTGTTTTAATTTATGATGGTAGTGCTAAAAATTATTGTATAGAAAGGGATAGAAAGCTTTTTTATACCGTTTGTACGAGAGCTCTTCATAGACTATATATATATTTCGAGGATAACTTATCCTCTTTTATATTAGACATTGATCAAGATCTTTATGAAGTTGAAAAGAATACGAAGATTTAA
- a CDS encoding ABC transporter ATP-binding protein, which yields MNNNIICINSLSKNFKVANRVDSGLMSAFKSLFTREYKYVEALKNIDFKVEEGEIRGLIGPNGAGKSTLIKIMSGVLYPSEGNVQIMGFTPWVHRKEYVKDIGVLFGQKSQLWWDLPAIDSFALSKKLYTIPDKMFKDNIDFFTDLLNVREVITKPVRQLSLGERMKCEFVNALLHQPKLVYLDEPTIGLDIVSKELIREFIKNVNKEKGTTFIITTHDISDIENLCKKISIINKGEKVFDDSLEDLKFYYENKKLISVILSKKVDKYILRELDVKNIKGKKIQIEIDLSEKSLKGEIVNLFNKLPIYDININSISIEEIIKQIYTN from the coding sequence ATGAATAATAATATAATTTGTATTAATTCTTTAAGTAAGAACTTTAAAGTCGCAAATAGAGTAGATTCAGGTTTAATGTCAGCTTTTAAATCATTATTTACTAGAGAATATAAATATGTGGAAGCTTTGAAAAATATTGATTTTAAAGTTGAAGAAGGTGAAATAAGAGGACTTATAGGTCCCAACGGGGCAGGTAAATCAACACTAATAAAAATTATGTCAGGAGTATTATATCCATCGGAAGGAAATGTTCAAATAATGGGATTCACTCCATGGGTTCATAGAAAAGAATATGTAAAAGATATAGGGGTTCTTTTTGGTCAAAAATCACAGTTATGGTGGGACTTGCCTGCAATAGACTCATTTGCGTTAAGTAAAAAACTTTATACTATTCCAGATAAAATGTTTAAAGATAATATAGACTTTTTTACTGATTTATTAAATGTAAGAGAAGTTATTACAAAACCAGTGAGACAACTTTCATTAGGGGAAAGAATGAAGTGTGAATTTGTAAATGCCTTACTACATCAACCAAAACTAGTATATCTTGATGAACCAACAATAGGATTAGATATAGTTTCAAAAGAATTAATTAGAGAATTCATAAAAAATGTAAATAAAGAAAAAGGAACAACGTTTATAATTACTACCCATGATATAAGTGACATAGAAAATCTATGTAAGAAAATATCAATTATCAATAAAGGAGAAAAAGTTTTTGATGACTCATTAGAGGATTTAAAATTTTATTATGAAAATAAAAAGCTGATATCAGTTATTTTATCTAAGAAGGTTGATAAATATATTTTAAGAGAATTAGATGTTAAAAATATTAAAGGTAAAAAAATTCAAATTGAAATTGATTTAAGTGAAAAAAGCTTAAAAGGTGAAATTGTTAACCTATTTAATAAATTACCAATCTATGACATAAATATAAATAGCATAAGTATTGAAGAGATTATTAAGCAAATTTATACAAACTAG